The Phocoena sinus isolate mPhoSin1 chromosome 8, mPhoSin1.pri, whole genome shotgun sequence nucleotide sequence TTTTACATCAGGATTCCATGGACTCTGACTGCGCGCCTTCTGTGTGAGGAGTGAGCCCCCATAGACACcttcagacacacacaccccatctgCAGCCCTCTCTCTCTTTGGGTCTCtcagttgctttttcttttctctgcccccttctctgtttctctttcccttcctccatctcccctAGGTCCATCTTGGTCTCTCTGAGCCTTCTAGCTCATCCCAGGGCCTTGAAAAATCCTGTGGGGTGGTGGCAGGAGGGCTGGAGTCCTGAGGACTGGAAGGAATTGAGAGTCATGGGCTGGGCACACAGAGCTAACCAGCTCCTGGGAGGAAGGCTCCTGGAATTCAAGAAGCCCCTTTTTGGGCTCCTCCCCACCCAGAGGCCTCCAACAGCGTCTGTGGGGGTCCCTGTCCTCAGGGGATGCTCAGAGCAGACCTCCATCCAACACACCTGTCGATGCTCCTGAGAACCGGGCTCTGGGTGGCTTTGGGAGTGACAAGGATGAATAAGACTCAGGCTTCGCCCTTCTGGGGCTCCCAGGCTGGGAGAGAGGGCCCAAGTGCTCCCCAAAAATACTCATTGAGTACCGActacgtgtcaggcactgtgttcgCTCAGCCGTTTAGCTGGGCGATCATAGCAAGTCTCTTgtcctgagtctgtttcctcatcggTAAAGTGGGCTTGTTGTATATACAGCAGAGTGTATATAAGCCCAGAGCAAGGCTTGCCAAGGGGTGtgcaggtggggagaggaggtgtggtCCTCAATCCAAATTGGTAAGAATTAGATAGAACCTTACAGGGCAGGACCCCAGATCCCACCACAGACCCTGAGCCTAGGCCCCACTGGTCGCTAGGCAACCCTGGTGGGGAGTGACGCGTGTCTGCTGTCACCGTGGGGGATTGTTTGTTCCAGGGGGCTGAGTCAGCGCCAGGCAGCCTGGGGGGTGGGAAGTGCAACACTCGCCGCCTGCTGGTGGTGCCAGCTCTGGGGCAGACAGACGGCACCCTTCCGCTCCCTGCTGGACCCTGTTGCTGTGCCTCACAGGCAGGCGGCTGCCCAGAGTCAATGGGGAGTTGGTGAGGCTGCTCCAGATGGCCCCAGCTCCCTCCAGGAAGCCCGTGTTCTCTCCCTTCGAGCCTTAAGGGGTCCGGGATGCTTGGGGGTGGTGGGCCCGCTGCTTCATCCTAGGGCTGATGCTCAGGGGAGGGGACTCCAGAAGGCTCCTCTGCCAGCCTTTCTCCCGTGCCAGCTCCCCCCAGGTCTGTCCCATCATCTCAAACACCTGCTCCCCCCAAGAGTTTCCCATCCCAGTGAGGACAGTGCCGTCCAACAGATTCCCCAACACCCAAAGTCACCTTGGGCCCCTTTGCCTCCACTTCACTGCCATTCAAGCCCTCTGGGTTCTGGCTTCTAAATAGCTCTGGAATCCATCCCCACTGTCCCTCTCTTCACTCAGATCACCACACCTCCCCCCGGCAAGCCCCAGCCGCAACACTCCCAATAGTCCCCTGACTGGTCTGGCCTGAGTGTAGTAAAGTGGTTAAAATTTTAACTCTGGAATCTAACGGCTTTAGAAATCTGGCTTGCCACTAACTGGctatgtggccttggacaagtcatttaatctatctcagtttcctcatctgcaaaatggaagtGATAATACCAGCACCTACGTCATCAGGTTGTTGTAAGCATCAAATGAGTTAACAAACATAAAGCCTGTTGGCATGGAGGAAGCATCATGTATGTCTTGGCTGGGACCGTTAGCCAGTTTGTACTTCCTGTTCGGTCAATCCTAAAACATCAACCTAACCACCCTGCTTTGCTGCTTTATACCCCTCGATGGCTCCCCTTTACTTCTGTGTTGTAGTCCAAACATCTGGTCCGGCCTCACAAGGCACCTACGTCTGGCGCTGCTGACCTCTCCAGCCCATCTTTCACCATTCCcgtctttcttccctctcccctcacactTTCACTTTAGCCATATAGAACCTGCAAGCTTCCTGAATGTTCCTTGTTCTTTCAACCCTCTGCCTTGGTACCTGCTGTTCCTGCTCTTCAGACTGCCTTTCCCGCATTTGTTCACCAAACTCCTACTCAAGAGTCCAGCCTGAACTCCCCATCCCCACGCTACGCTGGATCAGGCACCCACCCCAGGTTCTTCCTGCACTCCACAGCCCTGATCACCCTGGATGTAGTTCACAGTTTTTCTCCCAAGTCTGGGGTTCCTCCCGGGCAGGGGCTGTGTCCCAGGCTTCTGGGACCCTAGTGTTCAGCACGGGGCCCAGCGGAGAAGACAGTATCTCTTGGGATGTTTTGGATGGAGGTGTAGTGGACATGTCCTGAACTGGGCATCAGCACACTAGAGTTCCATTCCAAattgttgtgtgaccttgggccaggctccacccctctctgggcctcagtttctccacctttgCAGCACGTCCCATCTGGTCCGATCCCCATGTGTGAATCTTATGCCACAGAAGAATGCGTGGGGGGCCATAAGCTGCTGCCCCAACCCTGACGGGCACACGCCCCTCCCCCAGATCATAGCCTTTGACGAGCTGCGGACCGACTTCAAGAACCCCATCGACCAGGGGAACCCAGCGCGGGCAGTAAGTGATACATGTGTTGTGCCGAGGTGTGTCCGTCCGTCTGTCTTGCCATATGTCGCGGGTGGAGGACGGCGGGGGGACAGGAAGACGGAAGTAGAGGGGACGGTGGCCGTGCCCCTTCCTTTGCCTTGTCCCAGCCCCCAGCAAACACCTGGCTCGGGCTCAGGGCTCGGGTTCCTCCTGGCGGGGCAGCCGTTGCCAGGCTCTGGGCCGTTGCCATGGAGACGCGGGTGAAGATCCCTCCATGGTGACGGTCGCTATGGGGACGGCGCGGCTGCTTTCCTGCCGCGCCGCCGGAAACGCCGCAGAGCCTGCTCTGGCGCCCCCTGTGGGCCACGTGCAGGGAGttgggggcgtggggggggggcggggcgcccCCAGTGCCCGCTCCTTCACCTCCACCATTGCGGTCTTTTCCTCTCCCTACAGCGCGAGCGTTTAAAAAACATCGAACGCATCTGCTGCCTCCTGAGGAAGGTCAGTGTCAGGGCTAGGGATAGGAGGCTCCTAGCCGAGCTCAGCGCTACTGTAACCCAGAGCCGGGCCTTCCCCCTCTGCGGCCTGTTTGATCTGCTCTGCCAcgtgggagggagtgggaggcTAGAAGCCCTTTCAGTCCCCAGAGGTGATGGTGGGTGGGCACCTCCCAAGTGCCCTTGAAGCTTGGATCTGTCCTAGCACCTGGCCGCTGACCTCTCACCCTCACTCCCCAGCTGGTGGTCCCAGAATACTCCATCCACGGCCTCTTCTGTCTGATGTTTCTGTGTGCAGCAGAGTGGGTGACCCTGGGCCTCAACATCCCCCTCCTCTTCTACCACCTCTGGAGGTGAGGGTAGCAGCTGCCTTCGGGAGGGTGAGATGGGAGAGCGGGGCAGGATGTGGGTGGGAGCCTTGGGGGTGGGCACTCaggcccctctctccccccaggTACTTCCACCGTCCTGCGGATGGCTCTGAGGTCATGTATGACGCGGTCTCCATCATGAATGCTGACATCCTCAACTACTGCCAGAAGGAGTCCTGGTGCAAACTCGCCTTCTACCTGCTCTCCTTCTTCTATTACCTGTACAGGTGAGGTCCTGCCCATGGCGGTCAGAAGTCAGGGAAGGGATGCTCCAGGCACTATCCCTCCAATCCCAGGAATGGCTGGGCCCCAAGTTCCTGCCCTTTGCCCTTGATGACTGAGGGCAACCTAGGGTGCGACAGGGTGGGTGGCCAGTAGCGGGCATGCTCGCGACTTGGCTCACTGCCTTGTCTTCCCACAGTATGGTTTATACGTTGGTGAGTTTCTAAGGGGGAAGCCGGCCAGGGAGCGAGCCCAGAACGGACCGGACGCCTGtgcacccccagccctgcccctgggccGCAGAGGCCtcagccctggggagggagggggcactggtgcccccagcctcctctcccccacccccaaactgcTGCTGCGGGGACTTCCCGCCTTCAGAGCCCCCTCCCCTTGGACTAGGGCTGGGCAGAGCTCTAAATAGGGGCAGGAGCTCCTCTGCCAGCCTGTGGGCATGGCAGTCAGTCCTGGAAGGGGCGGGACCTCTGGCCTTGTCCACTTCAGAGGGCATTTAGGCCCTGCCACGGGGCAGGGCTTGACCCTGGAAGTTCTGGGccgccccctccacccccccccccccccggggctCCCCCTGCAGGTGGGGCGGTACCCACACCGGGAATGAGCAGGCTCAGCAGGGGGGCAGCCCCACCCCTAgtctgccctcccccctcccccaggctttcTCTCCAgacccctccctgtccccccttGCCCCAACCCCAGCCACCCTGTCTCTTGGACCTATTTTCTATGTTGCCTGGAGGAGTCCGGCACCCCCTCCCCGGCCGTTTGTgacaaaatatgaataaactaCTGCAAACACGTCTGCTCCTAAAAGGCTTAAAGAGGTGATGGGGGGAAAGGGACTGCATAGGGGGCAGTCCTGAGCTAAATCCTTAGCACAGCTGGCCTCACGCCACTAGCCTACAGACCCCACTAGGGACCTCCTCAGATGGATCAGAGGCCTTTGAGGTCTCCTTAGCAGCTGCCCACTTCCATTCTCACTTTCTCAGCCACAGATAAACAACTATTTCTGCTGAAACACTTCCATCTGCCTTCCGAGGCAGTATCAAGATCACCAACTCCAGGGAGCCCTCCCTGGATCCCCCTCCTTGGAGAAAGCCCGAGCCTGGTCCCCTGGGCAATGCAAAGGCCCACAAGTGTTGGCAAATCCCCCCATAAGCCCCAGAAACAAGGCTCAAACGAAATCAAGGAAAGCAAATCTTCAATGTATGGAAAAATCAGTGCCAGTGGGGAGCGGGGGTCACCGGACCAGGTGGAAGGTCAGCCAGTATATCATGAGGGGCTGAAAGGCTGCAGCTCCCAGAGTCAGGTAGAGCTGGAGACGTTGCCGGGGGGCCGGGCCCCCCATGCTGTCGGGGCCCAGGGCTGCTGTTCGCAAAGAGCGCACCTGGAATAAAGGAGAGGGCTGAAGCTGGGCCGGGAAGGGGAAGCTTGTCCCCAGCTCCGACCCCAGGAGAAGAGGAGCCAGCCCCAGACTCACGATGAAGTACATGAGCGCGGATGAAGTCCAGGCCAGCGCCACGTAGTAGCCATCGCTGCCGAAGAGCAGGCCCGTGAGAATGCTGAGGATCATCCTGCagcgggcaggggtgggggagggaggaagagaaggctgGAGACCTCGCAAGGGTCCAGGCCTGAGACTGCCCCAGACCCAGCCTAGACCCCGCCTACCATCACCAGGGCCCTTTCCCCCCAACCTGTCCCCCCAGAGACCTAGACTCAAAATGAATTGAGAGGGCCAGGACTCAGCCCTAGAACCTGGATCTGAGACCCCCTTCACTACCCCAGCTCACCCCTCTCCCCTGTGCTCCCAGGGTGACTCTCAACACATTCCTGACCTTCTGAGCAACACTGCGCAGTCCCTGAGGAGGCTGCTGAAAACAGGCGCTCCCTCTAGTAGAGAGGAGCTAGAGGGGGTCCAGCGTCACAGTTCGTGGCTGTAGTTATGCAGGCCGGGAACCCAGAGCGGTAGGCACCCCCGACCCAGGCGAGCCTCCCTCTCGGCCCACAGGTGCTCACCCCACATATTTGTAGCCGCTGTAGGCCAGCAGGTGGAAGGTGCTCAGGTCGCTGCGCACGGTGGCCAGGTAGATGCCCAGGAGCAGAGCTAGCACCTCCATCACAACCCACACCAGtgctgtgcttgcacacaggcccaGCACCTCTGGGGAGAACCTGTGGCCGTGTGGGGGTGAGGTGAGGGGAGCCCCAAACCAGCCATCCCGTGGCAGGTGCAAGACTGGGGGCACGGGTGGACTTGGGAGCTGGCACAAATCCCCtagggaggtgaggagaggagtCAGGAGTGGGGAAGTGGTAGGAATGGGGAAGGGGTTGGCACTGACCTTTTCTGAATGCCCAGCGCCATCCCAGCCAGCAGCACGTAGGTGATGAAGGCCATTGCTGCCAAGAGCCAGAGAGATGCCATCAGCCTGGTTTCCTCAACCAGAGCCACCCCCCACTAGGTATTCAGAGCCACTGACACCCCCGTACTTCCTTCCCTGCATATCCCAACATGCTCGACCTCCACACTCAGCTCCCCAGtgccctgcctggaatgccttttcCTGCTCAGCCCTCTCCCACTGTGTAAGTGCTACCTGACCCTTCTCTCAGGACCACCAAGCCACCTCCTTCCCCGTCCCTGCACTAGGAAACTCACCAAAGTGTCCTGCTGTGTCTCAGAAACTACACCACAGGCCAGAGTCACCTCTGCTACTTTCACAAAAGCTCAGACGGCAGCTGGGTTTTCACAACAATTTCAACTCCTCAGTCCTGTCCTCTGCCCCCTTCAAGCACCAGAACTGATGTGCCCACAAGAGGGCACAGTGTCTGGAGACAGCAAACCAACTCTACCACCTATAAGCTGTGTATCCTCAAAGATACTCaactctctctgagccttggcttcAACGTGTAAAACACGGATGGCAGTTCCTGCCTTACACAGTGACTATGAGAgggaaacaaaatgaaggagggaagaagaaactgTGTCTCTCCCAGGGCAACTGGGCTGTTTGGCTGCCCTCCTGGTAGCCCTTCTGAGGGCTGGCCCGGGCATACTCACCCCTCCTCCAGCGTGTCCACCAGGGGCCTCGCCTTGTGCAGGCCCCAGGACAGAGAGAAGTCAGATGCAGAGTCTGCCAGCCACTGCACAGTGTGGGCGGCCTGACCCATGCCATGTAGACAGGCAGTTGTGGGaacccagaagggagtgacaaCCTCCTCAAAGAAGGGGATACTGAAGCAGGCCTTGGAGGACACGTAATAACAGTGATAACGGCTAATATTTACTGCGTGCTTCCTGTGTGCCACGTGCTGGCTGAGCACACACATCCCTTCGCTGAATTTCCAAAACAGTCCTCTGTGGTAGGAGCTGTTGTTATTCCAGTTTTTCAGGAGCATGAAAGTAGCCACCTGAGGTCCCATAGCTGGAAGTTGCAGGGCCAGGTCTAAACCCAAGGCTCCAGGCTGGGGAGGGACATGGTCTAAGTCAAGTGGCAGGAAGGTCTCAAAAGGGAGTTACCCTGAGAGCACACCCAGGAAGCTGCTTACTGGTCACCCCACTCTGTCTACCTGGTCTACCTGGCATCTAGGGACACCACAAAAGCCACACACAAAAGCACCAAGAGCAGATGCTGAACCAACACATGAGTCTCTCTCTTCTTGTTGGCGCCTCAAGGCACAAGTCCCCCCGTAACCCCTAGCCCAGGTCAAAGACTCACTGGGGATATAGAGGTCGGGGGCGTTGAGGTCTTGCCGCGGAGGCAAAGGCACATCACGACTGTACTGCACTTCCCAGttctggtggtggcagcagcagccaggTTAGGAGGAAAAgacaagagaggaaagaagggagttGAGATCTGGGGGCCAGACTCTGGGGCAGGATGAGGGAGGCAAGGGTGTCCAACCAGCTCACCTGGTAGGCAGCTCACCTGGTGTGTGTAGGGGAAAACCAGTAGCCCTAGCTTCTTGGCCACATAGGCTGTGTCCACAGCGAAAAAATACTTGAGTTTGTTCACAGACACAAAACGGTGcagctgggaggggagagaggaggctgtGGGCAAGCTGCACCCCAAATCTCAGGGTGCTCCTCTATATGCTCCTTCCctgagggctgctgtgaggattaggtGGGATCCCTTGatgccccagccctggccagaAATCCTGCCACCCTTGCCCTGGGGGTGGGCCACACCTCCTTGTGCACCATGTCCTTCCCATGGGATGCGATGGAGCCGCCATAGGCCATAGCCATGTTGGCCACTGGGTCCCCAATCAAGTGGTTGACATTGAAGGCCACGTCGGCTCCTGGGGCTGGGTATCCCCCCGGCTGGCTGGAGTAACCACCGCTTGTGTCATCGAAGAGGGGAGGGGGATCCGGAGCTGCCCGGGCCCTGTGCTTGGAGCCTGTGGGTTTGTAGGTACCAGAGTAGGTGACAGGAATACCAAGCATGAGCCCAAAccactgccccttccccagccctgtaTGGGTCCTGGGAGCACCAAGCAATCAGTGCGGGAAACTAGCTGGATGAGGAGTAGCTGACCCAGAAAGAACTTTGATGAGGGATCCTTTTGGAGAGGTGCTAAATGTGGGCAAAGAAAGAGCTGAGGCAGCCCCTGGAAGTGGTTGCCCGTCTGAGGGTTCCTGGGGGCCTCCTCAAGGGGACTGATCTCTGAACTGAGCCTTGGAGACAGAGTTTGCTAGGTGAAGACAACTGGCAGGGCATCCCCGCATGAACAAGGGTGGGGAAGGCGACGGCTGGGTACGCGGAGGCCCTGGGCAGTGGTGAGAAACCCTACCAGGGTCATGACAGGGAAAGGAAGTTTGGGAGGCAAACCCCATTCATGCCCGAGTCGGGCACGGGGATCCCAGCAGTGCTATCACCGCCCGATCTGATCTCAGGTTTGGGCCGAGAGGGCGAAGTCCAGGACGCGTTGCAGAGTCTCACGGGGCAGGAATCCGAATGACATCCGCCGCCCTGGGCAGCGGTCACGGCCGCCCCTCTCCCTCAGGGTGAGCGGGCCGCGCAGCCGACACTCCTCGGGCCGGTCGGCCCgcgcccccgcccaccccgcgcCCCACGCACCGTGGGCTCCGTAGCCCGAGTGATAAGCCATGGCCCCGACGCTCGCTCTTTCCGAGGGCCCGCTGCGTCGCCTCGTGGTACGAATACTAGTGAGGCAGCTGCTTCGTTTCCTGGGCACCGACCGAGGTTACCGAGCAGCCAGACACGTCCCCGTCCTGTCCGACGACAGCAGCATGTCCGCAGCGTCATCCTCTGCCGCCTGCCATTGGCTCCT carries:
- the CNIH2 gene encoding protein cornichon homolog 2 yields the protein MAFTFAAFCYMLTLVLCASLIFFVIWHIIAFDELRTDFKNPIDQGNPARARERLKNIERICCLLRKLVVPEYSIHGLFCLMFLCAAEWVTLGLNIPLLFYHLWRYFHRPADGSEVMYDAVSIMNADILNYCQKESWCKLAFYLLSFFYYLYSMVYTLVSF
- the YIF1A gene encoding protein YIF1A isoform X2, whose protein sequence is MAYHSGYGAHGSKHRARAAPDPPPLFDDTSGGYSSQPGGYPAPGADVAFNVNHLIGDPVANMAMAYGGSIASHGKDMVHKELHRFVSVNKLKYFFAVDTAYVAKKLGLLVFPYTHQNWEVQYSRDVPLPPRQDLNAPDLYIPTMAFITYVLLAGMALGIQKRFSPEVLGLCASTALVWVVMEVLALLLGIYLATVRSDLSTFHLLAYSGYKYVGMILSILTGLLFGSDGYYVALAWTSSALMYFILQPSPLFQVRSLRTAALGPDSMGGPAPRQRLQLYLTLGAAAFQPLMIYWLTFHLVR
- the YIF1A gene encoding protein YIF1A isoform X7, which codes for MAYHSGYGAHGSKHRARAAPDPPPLFDDTSGGYSSQPGGYPAPGADVAFNVNHLIGDPVANMAMAYGGSIASHGKDMVHKELHRFVSVNKLKYFFAVDTAYVAKKLGLLVFPYTHQNWEVQYSRDVPLPPRQDLNAPDLYIPTMAFITYVLLAGMALGIQKRMILSILTGLLFGSDGYYVALAWTSSALMYFIVRSLRTAALGPDSMGGPAPRQRLQLYLTLGAAAFQPLMIYWLTFHLVR
- the YIF1A gene encoding protein YIF1A isoform X3 is translated as MLGIPVTYSGTYKPTGSKHRARAAPDPPPLFDDTSGGYSSQPGGYPAPGADVAFNVNHLIGDPVANMAMAYGGSIASHGKDMVHKELHRFVSVNKLKYFFAVDTAYVAKKLGLLVFPYTHQNWEVQYSRDVPLPPRQDLNAPDLYIPTMAFITYVLLAGMALGIQKRFSPEVLGLCASTALVWVVMEVLALLLGIYLATVRSDLSTFHLLAYSGYKYVGMILSILTGLLFGSDGYYVALAWTSSALMYFIVRSLRTAALGPDSMGGPAPRQRLQLYLTLGAAAFQPLMIYWLTFHLVR
- the YIF1A gene encoding protein YIF1A isoform X4; translation: MAYHSGYGAHGSKHRARAAPDPPPLFDDTSGGYSSQPGGYPAPGADVAFNVNHLIGDPVANMAMAYGGSIASHGKDMVHKELHRFVSVNKLKYFFAVDTAYVAKKLGLLVFPYTHQNWEVQYSRDVPLPPRQDLNAPDLYIPTMAFITYVLLAGMALGIQKRFSPEVLGLCASTALVWVVMEVLALLLGIYLATVRSDLSTFHLLAYSGYKYVGMILSILTGLLFGSDGYYVALAWTSSALMYFIVRSLRTAALGPDSMGGPAPRQRLQLYLTLGAAAFQPLMIYWLTFHLVR
- the YIF1A gene encoding protein YIF1A isoform X6, giving the protein MLGIPVTYSGTYKPTGSKHRARAAPDPPPLFDDTSGGYSSQPGGYPAPGADVAFNVNHLIGDPVANMAMAYGGSIASHGKDMVHKELHRFVSVNKLKYFFAVDTAYVAKKLGLLVFPYTHQNWEVQYSRDVPLPPRQDLNAPDLYIPTMAFITYVLLAGMALGIQKRMILSILTGLLFGSDGYYVALAWTSSALMYFIVRSLRTAALGPDSMGGPAPRQRLQLYLTLGAAAFQPLMIYWLTFHLVR
- the YIF1A gene encoding protein YIF1A isoform X5: MLGIPVTYSGTYKPTGSKHRARAAPDPPPLFDDTSGGYSSQPGGYPAPGADVAFNVNHLIGDPVANMAMAYGGSIASHGKDMVHKELHRFVSVNKLKYFFAVDTAYVAKKLGLLVFPYTHQNWEVQYSRDVPLPPRQDLNAPDLYIPTMAFITYVLLAGMALGIQKRMILSILTGLLFGSDGYYVALAWTSSALMYFILQPSPLFQVRSLRTAALGPDSMGGPAPRQRLQLYLTLGAAAFQPLMIYWLTFHLVR
- the YIF1A gene encoding protein YIF1A isoform X1, producing the protein MLGIPVTYSGTYKPTGSKHRARAAPDPPPLFDDTSGGYSSQPGGYPAPGADVAFNVNHLIGDPVANMAMAYGGSIASHGKDMVHKELHRFVSVNKLKYFFAVDTAYVAKKLGLLVFPYTHQNWEVQYSRDVPLPPRQDLNAPDLYIPTMAFITYVLLAGMALGIQKRFSPEVLGLCASTALVWVVMEVLALLLGIYLATVRSDLSTFHLLAYSGYKYVGMILSILTGLLFGSDGYYVALAWTSSALMYFILQPSPLFQVRSLRTAALGPDSMGGPAPRQRLQLYLTLGAAAFQPLMIYWLTFHLVR